In a genomic window of Roseiflexus castenholzii DSM 13941:
- a CDS encoding deoxyguanosinetriphosphate triphosphohydrolase, with translation MTRAHVGVRQRIEADERARLSPLAAFSDSAHRARPEEASPVRSSFQRDRDRILHSKPFRRLKHKTQVFISPQGDHYRTRLTHTLEVTQIARTVARALRLNEDLVEAIGLGHDLGHTPFGHAGETALSHAMGRAFRHNEQSLRIVDVLERNGAGLNLTDQVREGIYMHSKARRDITMRAWGTASTLEGQIVKLCDAIAYINHDIDDAIRGGLLHPDDLPRDAIEVLGETHGQRLDTMVCDLVDHNWWATGEAPPPDPPELSMSPDVLKATNTLREFLYQRVYLGSRAKADDSKVYLMIELLYHHFLKHPEQLPTDLLRINQERNEPIERAVVDYIAGMTDRFALKVFNDLYVPRTWSA, from the coding sequence CGCCCACCGCGCGCGCCCCGAAGAGGCGTCGCCGGTGCGGAGCAGTTTTCAGCGTGATCGCGACCGCATTCTGCACTCGAAACCGTTTCGCCGCCTGAAACATAAAACGCAGGTGTTCATTTCACCGCAGGGGGATCACTACCGCACCCGCCTCACCCATACGCTTGAAGTGACGCAGATTGCGCGCACGGTCGCGCGCGCGCTGCGCCTCAACGAAGACCTGGTCGAGGCGATTGGTCTGGGGCATGATCTCGGGCATACCCCCTTCGGTCACGCAGGTGAGACGGCACTGTCGCACGCGATGGGGCGCGCCTTCCGTCATAACGAGCAGAGTCTACGCATTGTCGATGTGCTGGAACGGAACGGCGCCGGGTTGAATCTGACCGATCAGGTACGCGAGGGCATTTATATGCACTCAAAAGCCCGGCGCGACATCACCATGCGCGCCTGGGGCACAGCCAGCACGCTCGAAGGGCAGATCGTCAAACTGTGCGATGCCATCGCGTATATCAATCACGACATCGATGATGCGATCCGTGGCGGGTTGTTGCACCCCGACGATCTGCCGCGCGACGCTATCGAGGTCCTCGGCGAAACGCACGGTCAGCGCCTCGATACGATGGTCTGCGACCTGGTCGACCATAACTGGTGGGCGACCGGCGAAGCGCCGCCACCCGACCCACCGGAATTGTCGATGAGTCCAGATGTGCTGAAGGCGACCAATACGCTGCGAGAGTTTCTGTATCAGCGCGTGTACCTCGGATCGAGAGCCAAAGCGGACGACAGTAAGGTATACTTGATGATCGAGTTGCTGTACCATCATTTTCTGAAACATCCAGAGCAGCTTCCCACAGATCTGCTGCGGATCAATCAGGAACGGAACGAACCAATCGAACGCGCCGTCGTGGACTATATTGCCGGTATGACCGACCGCTTTGCGTTGAAGGTGTTCAACGACCTGTATGTACCGCGCACCTGGAGTGCATGA
- the dnaG gene encoding DNA primase, translated as MHDSQWNHMPGVTDQIKEKIDIVDFISAYVPLRKTGRSYVGFCPFHPNTRTPAFHVFPDTQSFHCFGCKASGTIFDFLMRREGIEFREALERLAQRAGVQLHPRTEAEEQQDRLRTRLLEVNAAAAAFFRHMLVKSQRGEEARAYVAKRRIDDATGEAFLIGYAPDDWSLLLSYLTERRGFAPEEIEAAGLAIHHETRGYYDRFRHRLMFPIRSASGEIVAFGGRALGDVQPKYMNSPQTPLFDKGKVLYGLDLARDAIRQSDAAVIVEGYVDVIIAHQYGFRNVVAPLGTALTADHVALVKKLSHRVYLALDADTAGARATLKGLQALQSQPEGELTAVISPQGVIALQRRQDVEIRILALPEGKDPDEVIQENPEQWRAALAAARPAMDFYIETLTSDLDLSSGRGRAEAVERIAPLLTQIANPVEQAHYIQQLARLIDIEEAHILAALSNKARQEGQRRPSDQGRATKVLEQQPGDANQQPDETPPPPTQEEYLLSWIIRYPTARAAVEEKLHRDLATYPALQSLMSGTIDELFTSDECRALWRAWIAAPTGSDPQAWATTLYAPLDAVAQRVLELHAPQPQAYRIVNDALECATILQRDAAKRWLVQIARMQTAATGEAEQEILLDQLVQVKQFINMLSIPRRSSAYADLHVLHMP; from the coding sequence GTGCACGACTCTCAGTGGAACCATATGCCCGGCGTTACCGATCAGATCAAAGAAAAGATCGATATTGTCGATTTCATTTCCGCCTATGTGCCATTGCGAAAGACGGGGCGCAGTTATGTCGGCTTCTGCCCGTTCCATCCCAACACCCGCACACCGGCGTTTCACGTCTTTCCCGACACCCAAAGTTTTCACTGTTTCGGTTGCAAAGCGTCGGGGACTATCTTCGACTTTCTCATGCGGCGCGAGGGGATAGAGTTCCGCGAAGCGCTCGAACGCCTGGCACAGCGCGCTGGCGTGCAGTTGCATCCGCGCACCGAAGCCGAAGAGCAACAGGATCGGCTGCGCACCCGCCTGCTGGAAGTGAATGCAGCCGCAGCCGCGTTCTTTCGCCACATGCTGGTGAAGTCGCAACGCGGCGAGGAGGCGCGCGCATATGTCGCCAAACGGCGCATTGACGACGCGACCGGTGAAGCGTTCCTGATCGGCTACGCTCCCGACGACTGGAGTTTGTTGCTCTCCTATCTGACCGAACGGCGCGGCTTTGCACCGGAAGAAATCGAAGCCGCCGGTCTGGCGATCCATCACGAAACCCGTGGGTATTACGACCGGTTCCGCCATCGGCTCATGTTCCCGATTCGCTCCGCGAGCGGCGAGATTGTGGCGTTTGGCGGCAGGGCGTTGGGAGATGTGCAACCGAAGTATATGAACTCGCCGCAAACACCGCTCTTCGACAAGGGCAAGGTCTTGTACGGGCTTGACCTGGCGCGCGATGCAATCCGCCAGAGCGACGCCGCGGTGATCGTGGAGGGGTACGTCGATGTGATTATTGCCCATCAGTATGGGTTTCGCAATGTCGTTGCGCCGCTCGGCACGGCGTTGACCGCCGATCACGTGGCGCTGGTGAAGAAACTCTCGCACCGGGTGTATCTGGCGCTCGACGCCGACACCGCCGGCGCGCGCGCGACGCTCAAGGGGTTGCAGGCGCTCCAGAGCCAACCGGAGGGTGAATTGACCGCGGTCATCTCGCCGCAGGGGGTGATCGCGCTGCAACGCCGCCAGGATGTCGAGATCAGAATCCTGGCGCTCCCCGAAGGCAAAGACCCCGATGAGGTCATTCAGGAAAATCCGGAGCAGTGGCGCGCGGCGCTGGCAGCGGCGCGCCCGGCAATGGATTTTTATATCGAGACGCTGACATCCGACCTTGATCTGTCGAGCGGGCGTGGGAGAGCGGAGGCTGTCGAACGAATAGCGCCGCTCCTCACACAGATCGCCAATCCGGTTGAGCAGGCGCACTACATTCAGCAACTGGCACGACTGATCGATATCGAGGAAGCGCATATCCTCGCAGCGTTGAGCAATAAGGCGCGCCAGGAAGGGCAGCGCCGTCCGTCGGATCAGGGACGCGCGACAAAGGTTCTGGAACAGCAACCTGGCGACGCAAACCAGCAACCCGATGAAACCCCGCCGCCTCCAACGCAAGAGGAGTATTTGTTGAGTTGGATTATTCGCTACCCGACTGCGCGCGCTGCCGTGGAGGAGAAACTTCATCGCGATCTGGCGACGTATCCGGCATTGCAATCGCTTATGAGCGGAACCATCGACGAGTTGTTCACTTCTGATGAATGCCGCGCACTGTGGCGCGCCTGGATCGCCGCCCCCACCGGGAGCGACCCGCAGGCGTGGGCGACGACTCTGTATGCGCCGCTCGACGCGGTGGCGCAGCGTGTGCTGGAGTTGCACGCACCACAACCTCAGGCGTATCGGATTGTCAACGATGCACTGGAATGTGCTACAATCCTTCAGCGCGATGCTGCAAAACGCTGGCTCGTCCAGATCGCGCGCATGCAGACGGCAGCGACCGGTGAAGCAGAACAGGAAATCCTGCTCGACCAACTGGTGCAGGTCAAACAGTTTATCAATATGTTGAGCATCCCACGCCGGAGCTCAGCATATGCCGACCTGCATGTCCTGCATATGCCCTGA
- the rpoD gene encoding RNA polymerase sigma factor RpoD produces MTFEQRQMFDKRRNELIKQHRMTAEQFDQTFAQATIIFSLLPAAVQQRLALSANWPSVEEVQHMCADVRDQLWRDWNLAIEQGKTAREDLTQANLRLVVSVAKKYIGRGLQLLDLIQEGNVGLIRAVEKFDYRKGFKFSTYATWWIRQAITRAIADQARTIRIPVHMVETINRLMRESRRMLQELGREPTDEELSRALGIPVDKVRSIRKTSLEPVSLETPVGQEEDSQLGDFIEDSKVLAPSDAASHQMLREQVEQVLNQLTERERRVLQLRFGLEDGHSRTLEEVGKEFGVTRERIRQIEVKALRKLRHPRLGKKLRDYLE; encoded by the coding sequence ATGACGTTTGAGCAGCGGCAGATGTTCGACAAGCGCCGCAATGAGTTGATCAAACAGCACCGGATGACGGCAGAACAGTTTGATCAGACGTTCGCTCAGGCGACGATTATCTTTTCGCTTCTGCCTGCCGCCGTTCAGCAACGGCTGGCGCTATCCGCCAACTGGCCCTCCGTCGAGGAAGTGCAGCACATGTGCGCCGATGTGCGCGATCAACTCTGGCGCGATTGGAATCTTGCGATTGAGCAGGGCAAAACAGCGCGCGAGGATTTGACCCAGGCAAATCTCCGGTTGGTCGTGTCGGTGGCGAAGAAGTATATCGGGCGTGGGTTACAACTCCTCGACCTGATTCAGGAGGGGAATGTCGGGCTGATCCGCGCGGTCGAAAAGTTCGACTATCGCAAAGGGTTCAAGTTCTCGACCTACGCAACCTGGTGGATTCGCCAGGCGATCACGCGCGCCATTGCCGATCAGGCGCGCACTATTCGGATTCCGGTGCATATGGTCGAGACCATCAATCGCCTGATGCGTGAAAGCCGCCGCATGCTCCAGGAGTTGGGGCGCGAACCAACCGACGAGGAGTTGTCGCGCGCATTGGGCATCCCGGTGGATAAAGTGCGTTCGATCCGTAAAACGTCGCTCGAACCGGTCTCGCTCGAGACGCCGGTCGGGCAGGAGGAAGACAGTCAACTCGGCGATTTTATCGAAGACTCAAAAGTGCTTGCGCCTTCCGACGCCGCCAGCCATCAGATGCTGCGTGAGCAGGTCGAACAGGTGCTGAATCAGCTCACAGAACGCGAACGTCGTGTCCTCCAATTGCGGTTTGGTCTTGAAGATGGTCACAGCCGCACCCTCGAGGAGGTTGGCAAGGAGTTCGGCGTGACTCGTGAGCGTATCCGCCAGATTGAGGTGAAAGCGCTGCGAAAACTGCGTCATCCTCGCCTCGGCAAGAAACTTCGCGATTATCTTGAATAA
- a CDS encoding J domain-containing protein → MPVYDFEEFDFYELLGVSRSASPEEIKRAYRREIARYHPDRFVNASPEDLEYARRRSQLLTEAYATLSNPSARNAYNLDRRRQVARRPSRTTPPPPTQRDHQAELYQQARDHLDAGRFVQAIAALRQLHRINPFYRDSAELLADAERRLRDRTTGRRSGVSPVRQRRLILVTGVAAVIVLMSGSVWWLRTQYAPRSADAGAGVVATPATAPSQTPVEPTPTVLSPTVPSVRTTPPLTQPIPEVTVAPPTQTTRAPLLPPTPSPLPPSLEAEGAVILRDDTFTTGWASVRRTDWSVGPRDERYRITAEAQVGVIWSYRSVPNSDVRMKVDVEVIEGEGGVILRFRNEQNYLIFMVAPQTGSFRLEHMRNGTLALMAGGTRDDLRFPDGRFRLDVRLSSEQVRIAVNGQVVVETDVPALPATSRFGLAVAARDTRSEAWFDNLEIRALP, encoded by the coding sequence GTGCCAGTGTACGATTTCGAGGAGTTCGACTTCTACGAATTGCTTGGCGTGTCGCGTTCGGCATCGCCGGAAGAGATCAAACGTGCATATCGGCGCGAGATTGCCAGGTATCATCCCGATCGGTTCGTTAATGCCAGCCCGGAAGACCTTGAGTATGCGCGTCGCCGTAGCCAGTTGCTGACCGAGGCGTATGCGACATTAAGCAATCCGTCGGCGCGGAACGCTTACAACCTTGATCGCCGCCGCCAAGTCGCCCGAAGACCGTCACGGACCACACCGCCGCCGCCAACCCAACGCGACCATCAGGCGGAACTCTATCAGCAGGCGCGCGACCATCTCGATGCGGGACGGTTTGTTCAGGCAATTGCGGCATTGCGCCAGTTGCACCGGATCAATCCATTCTACCGCGATAGCGCTGAGTTGCTCGCGGATGCTGAACGTCGTCTGCGGGATCGCACAACGGGAAGACGTTCCGGTGTATCACCGGTCAGGCAACGGCGCCTGATTCTGGTTACCGGAGTGGCGGCGGTTATTGTCCTGATGAGCGGCTCAGTCTGGTGGCTGAGAACACAGTATGCGCCGCGCTCCGCCGATGCGGGTGCGGGGGTGGTCGCCACGCCGGCCACTGCGCCATCGCAGACTCCGGTCGAGCCGACGCCAACCGTGCTATCGCCAACGGTTCCATCGGTGCGAACGACGCCTCCCCTGACCCAACCGATCCCGGAAGTGACGGTTGCGCCGCCCACACAGACAACCCGCGCGCCATTGCTCCCTCCAACCCCATCCCCTCTCCCGCCATCGCTCGAAGCGGAAGGCGCTGTGATCCTGCGCGACGATACGTTCACCACCGGTTGGGCGTCGGTGCGCCGCACAGACTGGAGTGTCGGTCCACGTGATGAACGGTATCGCATCACTGCTGAGGCGCAGGTGGGGGTGATCTGGAGTTATCGCAGCGTGCCGAACAGCGATGTACGCATGAAGGTTGATGTCGAAGTCATCGAGGGTGAAGGCGGGGTCATTCTGCGATTTCGCAACGAACAGAATTACCTGATCTTCATGGTTGCGCCACAAACCGGAAGTTTTCGTCTCGAACATATGCGCAATGGGACGCTGGCGCTGATGGCTGGCGGGACGCGCGACGATCTTCGCTTTCCCGATGGACGGTTTCGCCTCGATGTCCGTCTCAGCAGTGAACAGGTCAGGATTGCGGTCAATGGACAGGTCGTGGTCGAGACTGATGTGCCCGCTCTACCGGCGACATCGCGCTTTGGGCTGGCGGTGGCTGCGCGCGATACACGCAGTGAAGCCTGGTTCGATAATCTGGAAATTCGAGCGTTACCTTAA
- a CDS encoding cellulase family glycosylhydrolase produces MSRCWLVLSFAVIIAGSCGSANNPPSGALPPVTADGERLRAGGRDFEVRGVNYIRPTGDDERRCWTLQFGADANCPWRMPLIESDLDAMRARGVNTVRIFLNYYVFGGQREADASYQKSDALRHLEEFIAAANQRSLYVLPVLLVEYPQDQFGAEYYERALEWHVRPLVRHFAGRPGILAWDLFNEPDIGSPVDVRCWDWDNADFPLCFPLAEERQRFVRTVHDEVKRLDPERLTTVGMAFAKSYFEPAEASIRMADVVDFFTFHYYDNEPYDSGRYRQHWYYGEGFPADLRRAIDELHALGLRKPVVVTELGFPTGLGATRTLDDLRRDQRIAIQTIRNARGAGVVLWSFQSSPDELLGDLFVR; encoded by the coding sequence GTGAGCAGGTGCTGGCTCGTTCTGTCGTTCGCCGTCATAATTGCCGGCAGTTGTGGTTCGGCGAACAACCCGCCATCAGGCGCTCTTCCGCCGGTTACGGCTGATGGTGAGCGCCTGCGTGCCGGAGGGCGCGACTTCGAGGTGCGTGGCGTCAACTATATTCGACCAACCGGCGATGATGAGCGCCGGTGTTGGACGCTTCAGTTCGGCGCCGATGCGAACTGTCCGTGGCGTATGCCGCTCATCGAATCCGATCTCGACGCCATGCGCGCGCGCGGTGTCAATACGGTGCGCATTTTCCTTAACTATTACGTCTTCGGCGGTCAGCGCGAAGCCGACGCCTCGTACCAGAAGAGTGATGCGCTGCGCCATCTGGAAGAGTTCATCGCAGCCGCTAATCAGCGGAGTCTCTATGTGCTGCCGGTACTGCTCGTCGAATATCCGCAAGATCAGTTCGGAGCAGAGTACTATGAGCGCGCACTCGAATGGCATGTGCGCCCGCTGGTGCGTCACTTTGCCGGCAGACCAGGAATTCTGGCATGGGACCTGTTCAACGAACCGGACATTGGCAGTCCGGTCGATGTGCGCTGCTGGGATTGGGACAATGCCGATTTTCCGCTCTGCTTTCCGCTTGCCGAGGAGCGTCAGCGGTTTGTGCGCACCGTTCACGATGAGGTGAAGCGCCTCGACCCGGAACGCTTGACAACGGTGGGCATGGCGTTTGCGAAGAGTTACTTCGAGCCAGCCGAGGCGTCAATCCGTATGGCGGATGTGGTCGATTTCTTCACGTTTCACTACTACGACAACGAACCCTACGACAGTGGACGCTACCGGCAACACTGGTACTACGGTGAAGGTTTCCCTGCCGACCTGCGCCGCGCCATCGACGAATTGCACGCGCTTGGTCTGCGGAAGCCGGTCGTCGTGACTGAACTCGGTTTTCCGACCGGTTTGGGGGCAACGCGCACGCTCGACGATCTGCGCCGTGATCAGCGGATTGCCATCCAAACCATTCGCAACGCGCGCGGCGCAGGTGTTGTGCTCTGGTCGTTTCAATCTTCGCCGGACGAGTTGCTCGGCGATCTGTTTGTGAGATGA
- the mobA gene encoding molybdenum cofactor guanylyltransferase — protein MSTSCIIVAGGSSRRMGNDKRRLRLWSDCGPMLLEHMVTRAARISDDVVVALNDPAAWSGLPARLVCDEIAHGGPLAGLAAGLAVCRYEYALAMACDLPLVQDALIDALLAYPRPYDALAPLRPNDGARAPRNALAVEPLLAVYRRTCLPAIRACLQRGARALVDPLGMIDTRYLAPDVWRQYDPHGLSFINLNRPEDVARVKTIIADGGR, from the coding sequence ATGTCCACTTCCTGTATCATAGTTGCCGGCGGCTCGAGCCGGCGCATGGGAAACGACAAGCGCCGGCTGCGATTGTGGAGCGATTGCGGTCCGATGCTGTTAGAACACATGGTGACCCGCGCTGCCCGTATCAGCGACGATGTCGTCGTCGCGTTGAATGACCCGGCTGCCTGGAGCGGCTTGCCTGCGCGTCTGGTATGCGACGAGATTGCACATGGCGGTCCGCTTGCCGGGCTTGCTGCCGGTCTGGCAGTGTGCCGTTACGAATACGCGCTGGCGATGGCGTGTGACCTGCCGCTGGTGCAGGATGCATTGATCGACGCGCTCCTGGCGTATCCGCGCCCTTACGATGCGCTGGCGCCGCTCCGACCCAACGACGGCGCGCGCGCGCCGCGCAATGCGTTGGCAGTCGAGCCGCTCCTGGCGGTCTACCGGCGCACGTGCCTCCCCGCAATCCGCGCCTGCCTCCAGCGCGGCGCGCGCGCGCTCGTGGATCCGCTGGGCATGATCGATACCCGGTATCTCGCGCCGGATGTCTGGCGTCAGTATGATCCGCACGGATTGTCGTTCATCAATCTCAATCGACCGGAAGATGTCGCGCGGGTGAAGACCATCATTGCCGACGGAGGGCGATGA
- the serA gene encoding phosphoglycerate dehydrogenase, with protein MDRILVAEPIAEEGLARLRAAARVDVRTDLDKAGLIAILPEYDALIVRSATKVTADVLAAGTRLRVVGRAGTGVDNIDLDAATRQGIMVVNAPASNSVAVAELTIGLILSLARHIPQAHSTVVAGKWERNRFMGFEVRNKTLGLVGLGRIGAEVARRARGLEMHVVAYDPVVSTERALQLGVTLAPLEEVLAQADIVSLHVPLIDSTRNLINAMRLAQMKRGAYLINAARGGVVDETALLEAINGGHLAGAALDTYSTEPPVGNPLVGHPRVITLPHLGASTVEAQALTGVDVAEGVLVALSGGSPHYAVNAPYIPPEHRGLVAPYVDLGRRLGMLCAGLVHDPVHNFEIEYRGELATVDTTPVRLAVLQGLLAGTREERVTPVNAPILARELGLKLTEFSTEDAGNFSGLLVLRAQTSDGAREFAGTILRGEPHVVEADGFWVTFVPAGPMLFTYHRDRPGMIGKVGTLLGEADVNIASMDVGRLAPREQAMMVLRLDDPVPPHVIARLREEPDIQHATTLII; from the coding sequence ATGGACCGCATTCTCGTGGCTGAACCGATTGCCGAGGAGGGGCTTGCCCGGCTCCGCGCCGCCGCGCGCGTCGATGTCCGCACCGACCTCGACAAAGCCGGTCTGATCGCTATCCTTCCCGAATACGATGCCCTGATCGTCCGTAGCGCCACGAAAGTCACTGCTGACGTGCTGGCGGCAGGAACCCGTCTGCGCGTCGTCGGGCGCGCGGGAACGGGTGTGGACAATATCGATCTCGATGCGGCCACCCGTCAGGGGATTATGGTCGTTAATGCGCCTGCTTCGAACAGCGTCGCGGTTGCAGAACTGACCATAGGATTGATTCTGAGCCTTGCGCGGCATATCCCGCAGGCGCATAGCACCGTGGTCGCAGGGAAGTGGGAACGCAACCGCTTCATGGGATTCGAGGTGCGCAACAAAACGCTGGGTCTGGTCGGGTTAGGACGCATCGGCGCAGAAGTGGCGCGCCGCGCGCGTGGGCTGGAAATGCACGTCGTCGCCTATGATCCGGTCGTTTCGACCGAACGCGCTCTGCAACTCGGCGTGACCCTCGCGCCGCTCGAAGAGGTGCTGGCGCAGGCGGATATCGTGTCGCTCCATGTGCCGCTCATCGATTCGACCCGCAACCTGATCAATGCAATGCGCCTGGCGCAGATGAAACGTGGCGCCTACCTGATTAATGCGGCGCGTGGCGGCGTGGTGGACGAAACAGCATTGCTCGAAGCGATCAATGGTGGTCATCTTGCCGGCGCTGCGCTCGATACCTATTCGACCGAGCCGCCGGTCGGCAATCCGCTCGTCGGACATCCGCGCGTGATTACGCTCCCACACCTGGGAGCCTCCACCGTCGAAGCACAGGCGCTGACCGGCGTCGACGTCGCCGAGGGGGTTTTGGTGGCGTTGTCCGGCGGGTCGCCGCACTATGCGGTGAACGCCCCCTACATCCCGCCAGAACATCGCGGTCTTGTCGCGCCATACGTCGATCTGGGGCGGCGTCTCGGCATGCTCTGCGCCGGTCTGGTTCACGATCCGGTGCATAATTTCGAGATAGAGTATCGCGGTGAATTGGCGACGGTCGATACTACGCCGGTGCGCCTTGCGGTTTTGCAGGGGTTGCTCGCCGGAACCCGCGAAGAACGGGTGACGCCGGTGAATGCGCCGATCCTGGCGCGTGAGCTGGGTTTGAAACTGACCGAGTTCTCGACCGAAGACGCGGGAAACTTCTCAGGATTGCTGGTGTTGCGCGCGCAAACCAGCGATGGCGCGCGCGAGTTTGCCGGAACTATCCTGCGCGGCGAACCGCATGTCGTTGAGGCGGATGGCTTTTGGGTCACGTTTGTGCCGGCCGGTCCGATGTTGTTCACCTACCACCGCGATCGCCCTGGCATGATTGGGAAGGTCGGCACGCTCCTTGGCGAGGCGGATGTCAACATCGCCAGCATGGATGTTGGGCGGCTGGCGCCGCGCGAGCAGGCGATGATGGTGCTGCGCCTGGATGACCCGGTGCCGCCGCATGTCATCGCGCGTCTGCGTGAAGAACCGGATATTCAACACGCGACAACATTGATCATTTAG